In Erythrobacter litoralis HTCC2594, a single genomic region encodes these proteins:
- the surE gene encoding 5'/3'-nucleotidase SurE, translating into MRILLTNDDGIHAPGFEVLEDIARELSDEIWVCAPAEEQSGAGHSLTLHHPVRLRQLGERRYSVTGTPTDSVMLALRTVLEDKQPDLILSGVNRGANLGDDITYSGTASAAMEGALGGIKSIALSQVYKRDAEHELFDAARTYGADVIRKLIDAPFGDRTLININFPPLPADKVRGIRAVRQGFHDYSRGSVVKGRDPRGLEYYWFGLYAIEHTLDHGTDLEAIDEGFVSVTPLQLDLTQHSLLSVIGERFE; encoded by the coding sequence ATGCGCATCCTCCTCACCAATGACGACGGCATCCACGCCCCCGGCTTCGAAGTGCTGGAGGACATCGCGCGCGAATTGTCGGACGAAATCTGGGTTTGTGCTCCAGCAGAAGAACAATCCGGCGCTGGCCACTCGCTGACGCTGCACCACCCGGTGCGGCTGCGGCAGCTCGGCGAGCGGCGTTATTCGGTCACCGGGACACCCACCGACAGCGTGATGCTGGCGCTGCGCACCGTGCTGGAAGACAAGCAGCCCGATTTGATCCTCTCCGGCGTCAATCGCGGCGCCAATCTCGGCGACGACATCACCTATTCGGGCACTGCCTCGGCAGCGATGGAGGGCGCACTGGGCGGGATCAAGTCGATCGCGCTGAGCCAGGTCTACAAGCGCGATGCCGAGCATGAATTGTTCGATGCCGCGCGCACGTACGGCGCCGACGTGATCAGGAAATTGATCGACGCGCCATTTGGCGATCGCACGCTCATCAACATCAATTTCCCGCCGCTCCCCGCCGATAAAGTGCGCGGAATTCGCGCTGTACGGCAAGGTTTCCACGATTATTCGCGTGGTTCGGTGGTCAAGGGGCGTGACCCGCGCGGCCTGGAGTATTACTGGTTCGGTCTCTACGCGATCGAACATACGCTCGATCACGGGACCGACCTGGAAGCCATCGACGAGGGATTTGTGTCCGTGACGCCCCTGCAGCTCGACCTCACCCAACACTCCCTGCTGTCCGTTATCGGCGAGAGGTTCGAGTGA
- the serS gene encoding serine--tRNA ligase has protein sequence MHDIRQIRDNPEAFDAALARRGHEPVAAEILALDEQCRAVTTKMQEAQSRRNEASKAIGQAMGQGNTEKAEALKAEVADLKQTLPRLEDEDRELKMRLENALAVIPNLPLDDVPDGADESDNIEVGTWGTKREFSFEPREHADIGPALGMDFETGARLSGARFTFLRGGMARLHRALGQFMLDRQVSEYGYAECAPPVLVRDEAMYGTDKLPKFAEDSFQTTDGRWLIPTAEVSLTASVMDQILDDAALPMRLTALTPCFRSEAGAAGKDTRGFIRQHQFEKCELVSIVRPENSAAEHERMTEAAESVLQALDLPYRKMLLCTGDMGFGARKTYDLEVWLPGQGAYREISSCSNTGDFQARRMNARYRPEGEKKTAFVHTLNGSGLAVGRTLVAVIENYQEEDGSVAVPEVLAPYMGGAMKLEPTP, from the coding sequence ATGCACGATATTCGCCAGATCAGGGACAATCCCGAAGCTTTCGATGCCGCGCTGGCCCGCCGCGGGCACGAACCGGTGGCTGCCGAAATCCTCGCGCTCGACGAGCAGTGCCGCGCGGTCACGACGAAGATGCAGGAGGCGCAGAGCCGCCGCAACGAAGCCTCCAAGGCGATCGGCCAGGCGATGGGCCAGGGCAATACCGAGAAGGCCGAAGCGCTGAAGGCCGAAGTCGCCGATTTGAAGCAGACCTTGCCGCGATTGGAAGACGAGGATCGCGAGCTCAAAATGAGACTAGAGAACGCGCTCGCTGTCATACCCAACCTCCCTCTCGACGACGTGCCGGACGGCGCAGACGAAAGCGACAATATCGAGGTCGGCACCTGGGGCACCAAGCGCGAGTTCAGCTTCGAACCCCGTGAGCATGCCGACATCGGCCCCGCGCTCGGCATGGATTTCGAGACCGGCGCCAGGCTTTCCGGCGCGCGCTTCACTTTCCTGCGCGGCGGAATGGCGCGGCTGCACCGCGCACTCGGCCAGTTCATGCTCGACCGGCAGGTGAGCGAATACGGCTATGCCGAATGCGCGCCGCCCGTGCTAGTGCGGGACGAGGCAATGTACGGCACCGACAAGCTGCCCAAATTTGCCGAAGACAGCTTTCAGACCACCGACGGTCGCTGGCTCATCCCCACCGCCGAAGTCAGCCTGACTGCTTCGGTGATGGACCAGATCCTCGACGATGCCGCCCTCCCCATGCGGCTTACTGCGCTGACGCCGTGTTTCCGCAGCGAGGCGGGCGCGGCGGGCAAGGACACGCGCGGCTTCATTCGCCAGCACCAGTTCGAGAAATGCGAGTTGGTCAGCATCGTCAGGCCCGAGAACAGCGCCGCCGAGCACGAGCGCATGACCGAAGCGGCGGAAAGCGTGCTGCAGGCGCTCGACCTGCCCTATCGCAAGATGCTGTTGTGTACCGGCGATATGGGCTTCGGCGCGCGCAAGACCTACGATCTCGAAGTCTGGCTGCCCGGCCAGGGCGCCTATCGCGAGATCAGTTCGTGCTCCAACACCGGCGATTTCCAGGCCCGGCGGATGAATGCGCGGTATCGGCCCGAAGGCGAGAAGAAGACTGCTTTCGTGCACACGCTCAATGGCTCCGGCCTTGCCGTGGGGCGCACGCTGGTGGCGGTGATCGAGAACTATCAGGAAGAGGATGGGAGTGTGGCGGTGCCCGAGGTGCTGGCCCCGTATATGGGCGGCGCTATGAAGCTCGAACCTACCCCCTGA
- a CDS encoding sulfotransferase family protein, producing MGTSSTTPPRRAPFIDIADTLIRAGRALGRVRPARLEKRYLLDHASEQTGLEDFGDPWFHEPFDVLLKAVNEEAQLNAAGDFSAMLYFNQVLMHRLLSEWWFKRHPEILERSVKRPVVIVGPMRSGTTRLHRLLASDRRFSHMRSFETISPVPRQDFEQVLAGEKEDFRPVLAKRVMRVARLANPRTLSIHPTGPYEPEEELGLLVASLYGMKHEAQWHVPSYAKWCEAADATPAYRYMADQLRLIGWSQQESSLRPWILKTPQHMLDLPALLNVFPDARLIFTHRDPQQVVGSAASLAWNQTIIYSDHADANAIGREWLRKSHLQVERMMAARESIPADRMIDVQYDDVERDWRGTMERVYDFLDLDMEPAVPGMEDYLERAKDLKRHPHKYSLEMFGLTAAEVHERMGDYIARFDVPMERPTGQAITTAGALSAQS from the coding sequence TTGGGCACTTCTTCCACCACTCCGCCCCGGCGCGCGCCCTTCATCGATATTGCCGACACACTGATCCGTGCAGGCCGCGCCCTGGGACGCGTGCGCCCGGCGCGGCTGGAGAAGCGGTATCTGCTCGATCATGCATCCGAGCAGACCGGGCTCGAGGATTTCGGCGATCCGTGGTTCCACGAGCCGTTCGATGTGCTGCTCAAGGCGGTCAACGAAGAAGCGCAACTCAATGCCGCGGGTGATTTTTCCGCCATGCTTTATTTCAACCAGGTGTTGATGCACCGGCTGCTGAGCGAATGGTGGTTCAAGCGTCACCCGGAAATCCTAGAACGCTCGGTCAAGCGGCCGGTGGTGATCGTCGGGCCGATGCGTTCGGGCACGACGCGGCTGCATCGCCTGCTCGCCAGCGACCGCCGCTTCAGCCACATGCGCAGCTTCGAGACCATCAGCCCGGTTCCGCGGCAGGATTTCGAGCAGGTGCTGGCGGGCGAGAAAGAGGATTTCCGCCCGGTGCTCGCCAAGCGCGTGATGCGGGTGGCGCGGCTGGCCAATCCGCGCACGCTCTCGATCCATCCGACCGGGCCTTACGAGCCGGAGGAAGAGCTCGGCCTGCTGGTCGCCAGCCTCTACGGCATGAAGCACGAGGCGCAGTGGCACGTACCGAGTTATGCCAAGTGGTGCGAAGCCGCCGATGCGACGCCGGCATACCGATATATGGCGGACCAGTTGCGACTGATCGGCTGGAGCCAGCAGGAAAGCTCGCTGCGGCCATGGATACTCAAGACCCCGCAGCACATGCTGGACCTGCCCGCGCTGCTCAACGTCTTCCCCGATGCGCGGTTGATCTTCACCCACCGCGATCCGCAACAGGTCGTCGGCAGCGCCGCCTCGCTCGCGTGGAACCAGACGATCATCTATTCCGACCATGCCGATGCCAACGCGATCGGACGCGAATGGCTGCGCAAGTCGCATTTGCAGGTCGAGCGCATGATGGCGGCGCGCGAGAGCATCCCCGCCGACCGCATGATCGATGTCCAGTATGACGACGTCGAGCGCGACTGGCGCGGGACGATGGAGCGGGTCTACGATTTCCTCGATCTCGACATGGAACCCGCGGTTCCCGGGATGGAGGACTATCTCGAACGCGCGAAAGACCTGAAGCGGCATCCGCACAAATACAGTCTGGAAATGTTCGGCCTCACTGCCGCCGAGGTACACGAGCGCATGGGCGACTACATCG